The Oncorhynchus tshawytscha isolate Ot180627B linkage group LG18, Otsh_v2.0, whole genome shotgun sequence genome has a window encoding:
- the LOC112223741 gene encoding zinc finger protein 239-like — MAMFVFQVILPLGRERRAYRGSSGEPQQHHDADEAEKSLSTSGHLKKHHQRPIGKKPHCCPDCGKRFKSSSELKKHQRIHTGEKPYSCDQCGKSFTQSSHLVSHQRTHTGEKPYSCDQCGKGFTQSTNLVSHQRTHTGEQPYSCEQCWKNFSRREHLKEHQRTHTGEKPYSCDQCGKSFSQIEHLKGHQRTHTGEKPYSCDVCADSFTTSSQLVVHQRVHTGEKPYSCSQCGKSFTQSNSLKSHQRTHTGDKPYSCDQCDKRYSHSSGLIKHQKIHAGDPQSVE; from the exons atggcgatgttCGTCTTTCAGGTGATTCTGCCACTgggac GAGAGAGACGGGCctatcgtggatcctctggggagcctcaacaacatcatgatgctgacgaggcagagaagagtctctccacatCAGGACACCTCAAGAAACACCACCAGAGACCCATAGGAAAGAAACCTCACTGCTGCCCCGACTGTGGGAAACGTTTCAAATCTTCATCAGAACTTAAAAAACACCAgagaattcacacaggagagaagccttatagctgtgatcagtgtggcaagagttttactcagtcaagcCACCtggtatcacaccagagaacacacacaggagagaagccttatagctgtgatcagtgtggcaaGGGTTTTACTCAGTCAACCAACCtggtatcacaccagagaacacacacaggagagcagCCATATAGCTGTGAGCAATGTTGGAAAAACTTTTCTCGGAGAGAACACCTTAAAgagcaccagagaacacacacaggagagaaaccttatagttgtgatcaatgtgggaaaagCTTTTCTCAGATAGAACACCTTAAAggacaccagagaacacacacaggagagaagccttatagctgtgatgtATGTGCAGATAGTTTTACTACATCAAGCCAGCTGGTAGTACACCAGcgagtacacacaggagagaaaccttatagctgtagtcagtgtgggaagagttttactcagtcaaaCAGCCTgaaatcacaccagagaacacacacaggagataaaccttatagctgtgatcaatgtgacaAGAGATACTCTCATTCAAGTGGTCTGattaaacatcagaaaatacatgcaGGAGATCCACAGAGTGTAGAATGA